In Candidatus Paceibacterota bacterium, the genomic stretch CGCTCGGTATTATCTCGTCACAATGGATCACCAATGGCCCGGATATTTATTTCAACACCGGCAACGCCGGGATCGGCATTGCGTCTCCCTCCGCCAAGCTTGATATTCTAGGCGCCACCGAACAGCTTCGCCTGCGCTACGATACGAGCGACTATTCATCACTCACTGTTGATTCAGGCGGAGGCTTGACCATTTCCGGTTCTGGCGCAAACAGCGGGAAATTATCTGCCGGAATATTTGCCGCCACCTCAAGCACAACCCCTTCAACCTTCAACGATGTTACGCTCGGAAGCCAGGTGGAAGGCGATGCCCCGGTTCAATTCGGCATTGATGGGAACGCCTGGACCATCGGCTATTTATCGGCGGACAAGTCATTCAGGATTGCGTCGTCAACAACACTCACGAGCAATGTCGCCCTTGCGGTTTTGAAAGGCGGATTGGTCGGGATTGGGACGGTCGCCCCCACTCAAACGCTCACGGTGCAGGGCGGAGTATGTGTTACGGCAGGCAACGCCTGCCCTTCGGAAGTCTCCGGCAAGATCGTGGCCCAGGGACTCATCGTCCAGAGCGCTTTTGACCTTGCGGAAAATTATCCGACGGCCGACGAGACGCTTTCCGCCGGGGAAATCGTTTCTCTCGATCCCGCAAACCCCGGATTTATCTTGCGGGCGGAACAATCAACGATGACGCCGCTTCTCGGAATTGTCTCGACAGCTCCCGGTCTTACCCTGGGAGATTCGGCAAAGAGCAAGCCTATCGCGCTCTCCGGCCGCGTGCCCGTTAAGGTCAATCTCGAAGGCGGCGCTATCGCCGTCGGGGACAGGATCGCGCTCTCGTCCGTCCCCGGCGTCGGCAAAAAGGCCGCTCTGGCGGAAGAGTCGGTCGGCATTGCCCTGAGCGCGCTTTCTTCGCCGAATGGCACTGTCGTGGTCTTTGTCCAAAGCCGTGAGGCTGCTTCTCCGTCAATTTCTTCGCCGGGCGCTGAGACGGTTTCCTCGCTATTCTCGACACTCGCTCAACCTGTCGCGGCTGCTTTTAGATCTCTCGGCGTTGCGCTAACCGACACGGTCACTTATTTCAAAAATCTTGTGGTCGAAAAGATTACCGCGCTCACCGGAGTGTTCGAAAGCGTGGATACGTATAATGCTCATATTAAAAATGATCTTGAGGTTGGCGGGAATGTTCAGGCCGGCGGGAATGTTTCGATTGACGGCGGGCTGCAACTCAAAGACGAGGCCACGGGCGAAACCTATTGCGTAAAAATCCGCAACGGCGACTGGAACAAAGAGAAAGGACTTTGTACGGCGGCAACCTCAACGCCTGTCCTTGCGACACCGCTGGTTGAAGCCCAAACCCCAACTCCATCTCCATCCCCGGCTCCTTCTTCTGGTGTGGGAGCGGAAGCGCCGGCACCGGCTGTTTCTCCGGAGGCAACCTCCACGCCAGATGCTTCCCCGGCTCCTTCCGCAACTTCTTCGCCGACGCCCTCCGCTTCACCTGCTTCAGATATTTCTCCAAGCCCGACTCCTTCTCCAACGAGTCCCGAACCAAGTCCTGAAATAACTTCATCGCCCGCGCCGGAAGCCACGACAACTCCTTCGCCTGAAGTGGCGCCGCCACCCGATGAACCGGCCGCGACACCAACTCCCGCGCAAGACAGCGCTCCAACTTCGGATGAACCTCCCGCAACGCCATAATCCGTTTCTTTTGCCATCGTCATGCCCAGAGCGATTATCGCTTCTTAAAAACAACCCATGAAAAAACTACTGCTCACACTATCTCTTGTTTCTTTCATCTTTCTTTTCAGCCCGCGGCTGGCTTTTGCCGCCACCAAATACTGGTCCGGCACCGGCACATGGAACGCCGCCAATACCAACTGGGGCACCAGTCCGGGCGGTCCTTACAACGCCGCAACTTTCAATACCGGCGACGATGCCGTATTTGAAGGAAGCGCCGGTACTGTAACCGTATCTGCGCCGAATCATCCCAATTCCATAACGTTCAACAAGACTGGATACACATTAAACAGCGGCACGCTGACTCTCGATGGCCCCTCAATCGCCGTAAGCTCCGGCGCCGCCACCATCAATTCAAGCATTGCCGGCTCCGCCGGCCTTGCCAAGAGCGGTGGCGGAACGCTCACGCTATCCGGCAACAACTCCTTTACCGGCGGCTTGACCGTGAAGTCGGGCACACTCGAGGGCACGGGGAGCGTGAATGCCTTTGGCGGCTCTGGAACCGGCGCCATCACCCTCGGTGATTCCAGCGGCAGCGCCAACGCCACGCTGAGCGGCGGCGCCGGTCCATTTGCCAATCCGATCTCCGTGGCCTCCGGCAACACGGGCGCCGCCACCATCATCAGAAACGGTGTCGGCGGCAATAGCACTTTCAGCGGCGCGGTCACGCTCAACTCGCATAACCTCGTCCTCAATCCCGGCGGCAATGCGCTCAGCATGAGCGGCGGCTTCACGGGCGCCGGAAATCTTGCATTCAATTCCTCGTTCAACTCGATCACTATTCAAACCGGCAGCGTCAACAACACGGGCACGATCACGCAATCTGGCGCCGGCGCGGTGACGGTGAGCGGCGGTGTCGGCGCCAACGTCACGGACATTATTCAAAACGGCACGGCGTCTCTCACCATCAGCACGACGGCGCTCACCGTCAATAGCGGCGGCACTACCTTGACCAACACCAGCAGTAACGGATCTCTATTGACCGTCTCCGGCGGCGTGAACGGCACGGGCAACCTCATTATCAAGAACAATACCGGCACGGCCAACGCTGTCACGCTCTCGACAAATAGCGTCAACAACACCGGCGCGGTCACCAACTCCGGCGCCGGCAGCGGCGGCGCCACCATCAGCGCGGTTGTTGGCGTCAACGTCACTGGAGTGGTTCAAAACAGCGCCAGCTCAAGTTTGACACTCAGCGGCGCCAACACGTACACCGGCCCGACAACGGTCAGCGCCGGCACGCTTCAAGCGGGCGTGGCCTCGGTGGCAAACGTCAGCGGCGCATTTGGCAAAAACTCTACTGTGACGATGGCGAACGTTGCGGGCGCCGCCTTGAATATCACCGGCTTCAATACACAGATCGGCTCTCTCACCGGCGGCGGAGCGGCGGGCGGCAACGTGACGCTCGGATCCGCGACGCTGACGGTTGGCGGAGACAACACCAGTCCGGCGGCGTACGCGGGCGTGCTCTCCGGCGCGGGCGGCCTGACCAAGATTGGCGCCGGAACGTTGACGCTGACGGGGATAAATACCTATGCCGGCGCGACGACCATTGCCGCGGGAACATTGAACGCAAATTCCACCTCGGCGCTCGGCAGCGGCGGCGCGGCCAACACGCTCATCTTCAGCGGCGGCGCCTTGCAAGCCTCCGGCGCCATTACTTCACCGGGCACCCGGACACTGACGCTGACCAGCACCGGCCTCATTGACACCAACGGCCAGAGCGTGAGCATTGCCGGAGTCATGAGCGGCGCGGGCGGTCTTACCAAATCCGGCGCGGGCACGCTCACCCTCTCCGCCGCCAATACCTTCACGGGCAAAACCAGCATTACCGGCGGCGCCCTGAGCGTTACCAACAATGGCAATCTCGGCGCAACCCCTGGTTCTGTCACTCCAGACAGCATCACGCTTAACGGCGGCACTCTTCAATTCACGGGCGGCACGACCGGCCAAACTGCCACGCTCGCCACCAACCGCGGCATCACGCTCGGCAGCCTGGGCGGAACCCTCAAAATCACGTACACGGTAGCGAGCGGCTCTTTCAACGCGCTGACGGACACTCCCTCATTCGTTTACTCGGGCATTATCGCCGGCACAAGCGGCGGTAACCTGGCCATCCAGGGCGGCGCTGGCACGAATAACGGATCCAATCCGTACCTCTTTAAGTTTAATGGCGCTTCCACCTACAATGGCAACACTACCATTGATAACGCTACTCTGACCTATTTCAATTCCGGGTCGGCGGGCGACAATCGCCTGCCTGCGAGCACAGTCCTTACTATTATCAATAATGGGGCGTTCAATATTTGCGGTCAGGCTTCCGGCACAAGGACCCAGACTCTCGCGGGTCTCATCGGTGACTCGACGGCTAAAGTCGGCGGCACGAACCAGGTAAATCCCGCTGTGCTGGCGCTCAATCCCTCTGCTTCCAGTTTCACCTGGAGCGGCGTTATTGGTGTCACCACCGTAGTCGACAAGACCGGCATAAACAGCTTGCAATCGGTGGTTAAATCCGGCGCAGGCACGGAGATTTTTGCCGGTCAAAATACGTACGCGGGCGCGACGAACGTGAATGCCGGAGTGCTTCGGGCGGGCGTGGCTTCGGTGGCAAACGTCAGCGGCGCGTTTGGCAATAATTCAGCCGTGACCCTGGCAAATGCCGCGAGCGCCGTTTTGGACCTTGCGGACTTCAATACGCAGATTGGGTCTTTGACCGGCGGCGGCGGAACGGGCGGTAACGTGACGCTCGGATCCGCGACCCTCACGGTTGGCGGCGACAACACCAGCCCGGCGGCGTACGCGGGCGTGCTCTCCGGCGCAGGTTCTCTGGCCAAGATCGGAACAGGCGCTTTTTCAATCTCGAACACTGTCACTCTCGGCGGCGATTTTACGATTTCCGCCGGAACCGTCTCGGCTAATAGCTCTATGATGAACGTAGCTGGCAACTGGAGCAACTCGGGAACATTTTCTGCCGGAACGAGTATGGTCACCCTTAATGGAGCGGGCGCGCAGACAATGAGCGGGGCCAACACTTTTTACGGATTGGCGATCACTGGCGGCGGCCGGACCGTCTCTTTTCAAAGCGGCGCGGCTCAGTCAATCGCGGCAAACGGCTCGCTGGCCCTGAGCGGCTCTGCCGGCCACCTGCTCACGCTCGCTCCGTTGACTCCCGCTTCCGAGTGGCAGCTTCACCTTGATGCCGCCGCCGCTCAAGCTGTTTCGTATGTTTCAGTTTCGTATTCAAATGCGGGCGGTTTTGCCGAGGTGAATGCCGCCAACGGGACAAACAGCGATGGCGGCAATACCACAAACTGGAATTTCGGCGCAATCATCAATCATGCGGCGCGGCTGAAGATTTGGAATGCCTCCCTGCGAATATCAGGCGGTTCCCGCTTGCGCATCACACGCTAAATTCCCTCACACATAGCTGCTTTGTCTTGGCGGATTGCTCGTCCGCAAGCTGTGGCGGCGCGATAAAAGATAAAGCCCTTCTTTTTCAAAGAAGGGCTTGTGAAAGAACAAAAATACCAGTGAACGGTTGCTATTTTTCTTGTGCCGAAGGCTGAGACTGACCGGGGGTGTTGATGGTTTCCAGTTTGGCGGGTTGCGACAACGTGAGTTTCCCGGCCTCCGCCAAAAGCAAGTTGACGGCATCGCACGTTCGCTTCAACACGTCCAGGCACGCCTGCATCGGCGCGATGTCCGCTGCTTCGGCATAGCGCTCAATATATTTGAAGCAGCCTCCGCGGTCGGATTCCTGCTCGAAGCCCAAAGCTTCAAGCAGGACCGCGCCGCCCAATTCGGCAACGGTCTCCGAGCGCCAGTGCTGGCCGCGTTCGATAAGGTGGCCGAGGCGGTCATCGGCGGCATGAATGAGCTCATGCGCCCATGTGGATAGATTTTTCACCCCAAGGGCGATCTGCTGGCCGCGAACGTACTTGCCCAGCGCCCCGCCCTCCTTCCCATTAAACGCTTCCACATTCAAACCCCATGCGCGGGCTACGTCGAGGAGCGGCAGAGAATTGATCCACTGTAACACTTCGGGGTCTGCGGGCGGGATTGCCGCCCCCTCCGTGACTTCGATGGCGAACACTGGCGCGGTTCTCACACCGAAGAGAACCGGCACTTCCTTTTCCTCGCCGGTTTCTTCATCCTTGACCTTGACGGCTTTGGTCATGGGCACGAGGATATCGAACGATTTTGCGCCTTTCTTCACCGTGCGTTCAACCGCGTTCCACTGCCTCATGCCGCGAGCATCGTTCGTATTGTTGAGGGCGCAGAGCAACTGATTGCCCCACGACCATGAGCGGCAGGGCACACAGTCTTTCCGGCGCACGAAGATGGGAGCGATGGCTTTGGCGACATCGCCCCGCATGAATGCGTCCAGTATCTTTTGGGCGGTCTCTTCCGCCCGTCCGTAGTATTTCACGGACACCTCCTTTCTATTGGGTGTTAAGTGTGTTGGGAAGAAAATGACCCCGGCGGGGTCATTGAACTGCAATAGAAAAGAACTGAGTCAATAATCCTCAGGCAGGAGCACCGTCGTATACATGCGGTTCCACTCGGTGATGACATAGAACTTCGTGCGCTTCATCGAATGGTAAATCGAGACGATCCGCTCGCCGTTTACGAGCGCCCGTTTGTTGGCGCTGCGGTCCTCAGCATCCAGATCGCCCCAGTCTCCATAAGCATGGCGGCTGATGGCACGCAGGACTTCTTCCGGTGACAGCACGGCGTTTGCGGCGGCGGTGATGACGACTTGTCCGAGTTCAAGCGGCTCCGGCTGGGAAGCCGCACGATGTTGTTTGGCTACTGGCATGCGACCTCCTTTCGATGTGATGCCGCTCACTGCAAGAGTTCAAGAATTTCGGTGGGGGAAAGCTGGTCGGGCTGCGGCCGTTCCGGCTTTAAGGCGACCGTCTGGACAAAAACCTTCGATGCCAGCTTAACGAGCGCCTGCTCCTGGCCGGCTTGCCCGACTTTGCCGGCGTCGAGCATGAAGATAACTCTGCCATTCTTGCCAACCACCTGGGCAATCAAAGCGGCTTGCACGTCCGAAAGAAACCAGCCGGTGATGGCTACTACTCTGTGAATGCCGGCTTGCCATACTGTGAAGCATCCGAAATATCCTTCGACCACGACCAGCGGCGCACCCGGTTCCGCCTTGGCTGCGCGGTGCAGATTGAAGACTTCCACGTTCTTCCTGAATCCTTTGGGGAGCTTGTACTTCGGTGTGTCGTCCGACGGCGTGCCAGGAAAGCGTCCGGCATAACCGACAAGCTCGCCACCGATATTGTGAATCGGAATGACGATCCGCCCGGTCATGGTGCCTTTCTCACAGAAGCCGAGGCCAAACGTTTCAACGGTCTCTTTCGTGAGTCCGCGTTCTTGCAAATACGGATGCGCCGTGTTGAGATTCTTCAATGCAAATCCGAGCGGCTTGTTGGGCGCGTCGGATTCTTCCTGCTGCTTTGGTGTCTCCGCTGGCGGACTTGTTGGCTCCGGCTTTTCGACCGGCGGGCATGCTGGCTTCTGTGGTTCTGACGTGGCCGGTGCCTTCGGCGTATTCTCCGCGGGCTTTTTCCCCTTGGATGAATCGACCGAAAACCACTTCTGAATCAAGAGCGCGGCATTACGGATGTTCACGTTCTCTTTCTTTGCCACGAAATCCAGAATGTTGCCGCCTGCTTGGCATTCCCCGAAACAGTTGTAGCAGTTCTTCGCTACGCTCACTCGAAACTGCGTCGGGTTGTGTCCGCCATGCAGCGGACACGGGCCGTTCAACGTATCGCCGGTTCGCTTGAGGCTCGCCGTGATGCCGTAATGATCCAAAATCTGCAGGATCGTCACGGACTGCTTGACCTGCTTGAAATCGACAAACTCTCCCTTGCCTTTTGGCATGACTGTTCTCCTTTCTGTTGTGGGCTATTCGAATGGAAGTAAGAGCTGCACGGGCCAATTAGGAAATTCTATGAACTCCTTGCCGCGTGCAACTCGCCAGAACTGACCTAACGGCATTCTGAAGGTGCGCTCGATGATTTCTGCCGTGGCGCCGTGGTCCCGGATGAACTCGCTCTTGCTGTTGCGCATAGCGAGCGCCACAAGCGTCCGATGCTTCTTCAGTTTCTCTTTAAGGTACGCGCGTTGTTCCACGCGCCGGTTATATGGACTGGTACGACGATACAGGTAGAGGATGCGCTCGTGATCGCATGGCGTCTCAACATCAAGCGGACTCAAACCAATACAGCGCCCGAACGAATTCTTCGTTCCACTGCATGACACGCAGGTTCCCAGGTCAGAGACAGAAGCCGCGTGCTCAAATTCCAATGCGATTGGAGT encodes the following:
- a CDS encoding CHC2 zinc finger domain-containing protein, giving the protein MPKGKGEFVDFKQVKQSVTILQILDHYGITASLKRTGDTLNGPCPLHGGHNPTQFRVSVAKNCYNCFGECQAGGNILDFVAKKENVNIRNAALLIQKWFSVDSSKGKKPAENTPKAPATSEPQKPACPPVEKPEPTSPPAETPKQQEESDAPNKPLGFALKNLNTAHPYLQERGLTKETVETFGLGFCEKGTMTGRIVIPIHNIGGELVGYAGRFPGTPSDDTPKYKLPKGFRKNVEVFNLHRAAKAEPGAPLVVVEGYFGCFTVWQAGIHRVVAITGWFLSDVQAALIAQVVGKNGRVIFMLDAGKVGQAGQEQALVKLASKVFVQTVALKPERPQPDQLSPTEILELLQ
- a CDS encoding autotransporter-associated beta strand repeat-containing protein, which gives rise to MKKLLLTLSLVSFIFLFSPRLAFAATKYWSGTGTWNAANTNWGTSPGGPYNAATFNTGDDAVFEGSAGTVTVSAPNHPNSITFNKTGYTLNSGTLTLDGPSIAVSSGAATINSSIAGSAGLAKSGGGTLTLSGNNSFTGGLTVKSGTLEGTGSVNAFGGSGTGAITLGDSSGSANATLSGGAGPFANPISVASGNTGAATIIRNGVGGNSTFSGAVTLNSHNLVLNPGGNALSMSGGFTGAGNLAFNSSFNSITIQTGSVNNTGTITQSGAGAVTVSGGVGANVTDIIQNGTASLTISTTALTVNSGGTTLTNTSSNGSLLTVSGGVNGTGNLIIKNNTGTANAVTLSTNSVNNTGAVTNSGAGSGGATISAVVGVNVTGVVQNSASSSLTLSGANTYTGPTTVSAGTLQAGVASVANVSGAFGKNSTVTMANVAGAALNITGFNTQIGSLTGGGAAGGNVTLGSATLTVGGDNTSPAAYAGVLSGAGGLTKIGAGTLTLTGINTYAGATTIAAGTLNANSTSALGSGGAANTLIFSGGALQASGAITSPGTRTLTLTSTGLIDTNGQSVSIAGVMSGAGGLTKSGAGTLTLSAANTFTGKTSITGGALSVTNNGNLGATPGSVTPDSITLNGGTLQFTGGTTGQTATLATNRGITLGSLGGTLKITYTVASGSFNALTDTPSFVYSGIIAGTSGGNLAIQGGAGTNNGSNPYLFKFNGASTYNGNTTIDNATLTYFNSGSAGDNRLPASTVLTIINNGAFNICGQASGTRTQTLAGLIGDSTAKVGGTNQVNPAVLALNPSASSFTWSGVIGVTTVVDKTGINSLQSVVKSGAGTEIFAGQNTYAGATNVNAGVLRAGVASVANVSGAFGNNSAVTLANAASAVLDLADFNTQIGSLTGGGGTGGNVTLGSATLTVGGDNTSPAAYAGVLSGAGSLAKIGTGAFSISNTVTLGGDFTISAGTVSANSSMMNVAGNWSNSGTFSAGTSMVTLNGAGAQTMSGANTFYGLAITGGGRTVSFQSGAAQSIAANGSLALSGSAGHLLTLAPLTPASEWQLHLDAAAAQAVSYVSVSYSNAGGFAEVNAANGTNSDGGNTTNWNFGAIINHAARLKIWNASLRISGGSRLRITR